GATTTATGCATCTAATCATTATGGTGTTGAGAAATTTGTCTTAATTTCTACAGACAAGGCAGTAAATCCAACAAGCATTATGGGAGCGACAAAAAGAATTGCTGAAAAAATTTTACAGGCGAAGTCCAAAGTCAGTAAAACGAAGTTTATGGCGGTTCGTTTTGGAAATGTTCTGGGTTCTTCCGGCAGCGTTATTCCTCTTTTCAAGAAACAGATTGAAGAAGGAGGACCTGTTACTGTAACCCATCCGGATGTGAAAAGATATTTTATGAGTATTCCTGAAGCGTCAATCCTCGTGTTACAGGCAGGAGCAATTGGAATCGGTGGCGAAATCTTTATTTTAGATATGGGGGAGCAAATAAAAATTGTAGACATTGCCAGGAATATTATTGCACTGTCCGGTCTTAAATTAGGAAAGGAAATTGAAATAAAATATATTGGACTTCGACCAGGTGAAAAACTTTATGAGGAGATACTTTTGAATAAGGAAGAAGACAAGGTTACAAAACATGATAAAATTTATGTGGCATCACCCGGTGATTATAACCCTTCTAAAATTCGCCAGCAAATAAGACAATTGGAACAATTTGCAAATAATAATGATAATGAAAAAATATTGCAAAAGATAAAAGAAATGGTTCCAACATACACTCCTCAAATGAAGTCATAAATTAATGAATACAAATAAGTTAAATTATTTAATTTTCTATTTATTTATATTTTTGTTTTTTGTTGTTTCACTCGTACCTTTTCAAATACTTGATATTAGATTTCTAAATTTTCCGTTCCATTATTATTTTATAGGAATATTTGTATTTTTGCTACTTATTTTAAGTATAATACAATCTTTTTATATTTCCACTTTTGACAAGTGGATAATATTTGTTATTTTAGGTTTTTCCTTGAGTTTAATTTCAAGTATTAACCGTATTCATACGATACGGGTATTAAGCGGTTTTTTACTTAAGGGCATTTGTATAGCATATATTACCGAAAGAATTAGTCACTATAAAAGTGAATCTGCAATTAAAATATTATTGATTTGCGCTTCTTTGGTAGCATCATTTGGTTTAACTGAATATTTTTTCAAGTGGGATCTTTACCCTAGACCTCGTAATTGGCCGTATTTCATGATTCGTTCAACTATCGGAAATCCTTTGCCGTTTGCAGCTTACCTGGTTCTGTTTTTTCCGTTATCTGTTTGGTATTTAGAGAACGAAAGAAAAATAATTAAATATTTACCGTTTCTGCTGATTACATTTGCTATTATTTTTTCGTTTTCACGCAGTTCGTGGATATCGCTTTTTTGTGTGATTATTATTTTTTATTCAGACAGGCAAAATCTAAAAAACGTTAAGAAAAATATTAGGTATATAATTATTTTAATAATTGTTATTTTTGCTTCTTTCGTTCTAATGACTAAGCCTGTAAAAGAATATTTTAATTACAAATTTAACGTGAAAATGTTTAATTCGGCATATCTTGGAAATCGTTTAAGTTTTAGGCATCGGCTTAAATCTTACAAAACAACTTTAAATATTATAAAAGATTATCCTTTTTTTGGCGTCGGATTAGGGAATTATCCTAAGATACATGAAAAATATATGGTAGAAGGTGTTCGTAGGGATATTAAAACTCCCGACAACATGTACTTGCGGCTTCTTTGTGATATAGGTATTGTAGGGACAACGGTATTTTTTATTTCCATTGGTTATTGGATGTTACAACTTTGGAAAAGTCGTAACAATATATTAATTTTAGCAATTTTTTCAGGACTTGCCGGTTTTTTAATAAATCAAACAATGGCAGATTTAATGTTATGGACAGCGCCGCAATTTGCTTTTTGGATGTTATTAGGTTATGGTGTCGGAAATTTAAAAGAAAATGAACTTAAAAATAGTTTTTAAAAATACTTTTGTTTTGGGAATATCGCAGTTTATAAGCAAATTATTTTTATTTTTTTTGACTGTCTTTATTGCCCGCTACTTGAAAGAATCCGGATTTGGTCAATATTCTTTAGTGTTGACTATAGTTGGTTTTTTTAATTTGTTTACTAATTTTGGATTTGGGACAATTGCATTCCGCGAAATTTCGAAAAATTATTCAGAAGCGAATAAGTATTTTAATAATATATTATTTTTAAGAATCGGTCTTGCTATAGTATCTTTCTTGCTTCTGTGTATTACTGTTAATATTCTTAGATATCCTTCCGGTATTGTGACTGCAGCATATATATATGGGTTAACGCTTTTTACAAATAATATTGTTGATTTGCTCACTTCAGTTTTTAATGCTTTTGAAAAAATGGAGTACATGGCGATATTAAATATTTCTTTAAGTCTGCTAACTTTGGGTATGGCATTTTTTGCATTAAAAACGGGACACGGGTTAATCGCATTAGTTTCTATTTCAGTGATTGCCGGTATAGCAACGGTAATATTAGGTATTTTTCTTGCTACTCGCCATGTATATATTAGTATAAAAGAATTAAATTTTAATTTCTGTAGGGATATTATAAAAAACAGTGTACCGTTAATGCTATTGGGTTTTATCGGGTTGCTTTATTTCCGTTTGGATATTGTTTTACTATCTAAAATGAAAAGAGATTCTGATGTTGGTTTATATAGTGCTGCTTATAAGATTATGGATGCGTTTATGATTGTCTCAAATAGTATTATAGGCGCGACATTTCCGCATTTATCCAGGTATTCTAAAACATCCTATGAAAGTTTAAAAAAACTTTTTAAAAAATTATCTTTTATACTTTTTGCTCTGGGAATATTGTTTGCATTTATTGTGTTTCTATTCTCGAAACAAATAATATTACTGTTTTACGGTTCAGCGTTCACAAATTCGATTCTGGCTCTTAAAATACTGATTTGGACAGTTCCTTTAATTTACATAAACAGTGTTCTATTATATACTTTAATTGCCTCAAATTTACAGCTGAAAATAGTATTAATTGTGGTTATTGCAACAGTTATAAATTTTACCCTGAATTTTGTTTTTATTCCGCAATATAATTACATAGCCTCCAGTATTATAACAGTAATTTCAGAAAGCGTAGTTTTCTGCGGTTATTACTATTTAGTCAGGAAAAAGCTTTCACTTTCGCTAATATGAATGAATTAATATCTGTCATTGTTTTGAATTATAACGGTAAAGAATACCTTAAGAACTGTTTTGACTCTTTAAATAAGCAAATATATTCGCCTTTGGAATTAATTATGGTTGATAATAATTCTGAAGACGGGAGTGTTGAGTATGTCAGGAAAATATTTCCAAATATAAAAATTATTATAAATAAAACCAACTTTGGTTTTGCGGAAGGAAATAATATCGGAGTTTTGAACGCAAAAAGCAAATATATCGCATTATTAAACAACGATACTGTTGTAGATAAGGATTGGTTAAAGGAACTCTTTAGAACAATGCAAACAACAGGGAGTGCAATTGTTGGTTCAAAAATTTACACAGAAGGAGTTAATCCTGAATATTATCTTAGAAACGGGACATTGAATTTGCTGGGATATAATATTTACAGCATTTTTGAAAATTTATCAAATGTTTTTGTCGTTTCAGGTTGTTCTCTTCTGATGGATAAAGAAAAAATTGGGTTACCTTTTGATAAAGATTATTTCTTTTATTCGGAAGATGTTTACCTTTCGTGGCTGACCCGTCTTAGGGGTTATAGAATTTTAGAAGCACCTTTATCAGTTGTTCATCATTTGGGTTCGGTCAGCGCAATTAAGCAAAAATCAAGTTTTCGCACATTTTATCAGGAACGGAACCGTTTATTGAACTTATTTCTTTTTTATGAAACCTTTACTTTTTTAAAGATAATTCCCTTTATACTTATTGATGTTTTTATCAGGCCTTTTCTAATAGTATTTAATCCGAATAAATCGTTAATGGGATGGATTAAATCAATAATATGGTTTCCTAAACATTTTTCAACGGTTTTAAATAAACGCCAAAAAATCCAATTTCAAAGAGCTATATCTGATGGTGGAATTCTTAAGTATATGAGTTGTCGTTTAACTAACGGACAAAGTATTTTCGATAAAATTATAAATAAATTAAGTTGCATTTATTGTTACCTTGTTAAGTTGAGAACGGTTGAGTTAATATCAGATTCAGAATTCAAAGAAAACGAAGAGGTACTATTGCCAAGGATGAAATATGACCATGTCATAGGTAAAGCTCACTTTGAAAGGCAAACTACATATGGACAAATTATAGATTTAATTACTGAGGGTTCGACTGTGTTTGATATCGGGTGTTCTACGGGGTTTTTGGGAAAATATCTGATTGAGAAGAAAAATTGTGTTGTTTACGGGTTAGAGATTGATGAGAAATCAGCAGAAAGAGCGAAATCACTTTATAAAAAAGTATTTATTGATGATATAGAAAAGGAAAATGTTTTGGATAAAATTCACGAAAGGTTTGATTATATCATTTTAGGTGATGTAATAGAACACTTGAGAGACCCTGATATTGTATTAAGTAATATTAAAGGAATATTGAAACCATATGGATCTGTTCTAATGTCCATACCGAATATTGCTACATGGAAAATAAGATTAAATTTGCTTTTTGGTAAGTTTGAATACGCTGAAAATGGGGGAATATTGGATAAAAACCATCTGCGGTTTTTTACTTTGAAAAGTATGAGTAAAATGGTTAGTAATTGTGGGTTTAGAATAAATTATTTTCGTGGAGCAGGTTCTAATATGCCAATATTTTTACGTAATTCATTTCCATCCCTCTTAGCTTCGCAATTTGTATTTGAATTAAAAATTAACGAAAAATAATAAACAATATGACACCTGCCGAGCTTTCTATAAACATAGTTAATTATAACAATCGTCAATACTTGTTAGATTGTCTAAAATCAATTTATGAAAATATACATAGAGTGAAGTTCTCAGTTCTGGTTATAGACAATAATTCTACTGATAATTCAACCAACCTGATTCAAAATAAATATCCTTTAGTAAAGATATTAAAAAATGAAAAAAATATTGGGTTTGCAAAGGCA
This genomic interval from Elusimicrobiota bacterium contains the following:
- a CDS encoding glycosyltransferase, which translates into the protein MNELISVIVLNYNGKEYLKNCFDSLNKQIYSPLELIMVDNNSEDGSVEYVRKIFPNIKIIINKTNFGFAEGNNIGVLNAKSKYIALLNNDTVVDKDWLKELFRTMQTTGSAIVGSKIYTEGVNPEYYLRNGTLNLLGYNIYSIFENLSNVFVVSGCSLLMDKEKIGLPFDKDYFFYSEDVYLSWLTRLRGYRILEAPLSVVHHLGSVSAIKQKSSFRTFYQERNRLLNLFLFYETFTFLKIIPFILIDVFIRPFLIVFNPNKSLMGWIKSIIWFPKHFSTVLNKRQKIQFQRAISDGGILKYMSCRLTNGQSIFDKIINKLSCIYCYLVKLRTVELISDSEFKENEEVLLPRMKYDHVIGKAHFERQTTYGQIIDLITEGSTVFDIGCSTGFLGKYLIEKKNCVVYGLEIDEKSAERAKSLYKKVFIDDIEKENVLDKIHERFDYIILGDVIEHLRDPDIVLSNIKGILKPYGSVLMSIPNIATWKIRLNLLFGKFEYAENGGILDKNHLRFFTLKSMSKMVSNCGFRINYFRGAGSNMPIFLRNSFPSLLASQFVFELKINEK
- a CDS encoding O-antigen ligase family protein, whose product is MNTNKLNYLIFYLFIFLFFVVSLVPFQILDIRFLNFPFHYYFIGIFVFLLLILSIIQSFYISTFDKWIIFVILGFSLSLISSINRIHTIRVLSGFLLKGICIAYITERISHYKSESAIKILLICASLVASFGLTEYFFKWDLYPRPRNWPYFMIRSTIGNPLPFAAYLVLFFPLSVWYLENERKIIKYLPFLLITFAIIFSFSRSSWISLFCVIIIFYSDRQNLKNVKKNIRYIIILIIVIFASFVLMTKPVKEYFNYKFNVKMFNSAYLGNRLSFRHRLKSYKTTLNIIKDYPFFGVGLGNYPKIHEKYMVEGVRRDIKTPDNMYLRLLCDIGIVGTTVFFISIGYWMLQLWKSRNNILILAIFSGLAGFLINQTMADLMLWTAPQFAFWMLLGYGVGNLKENELKNSF
- a CDS encoding flippase, encoding MNLKIVFKNTFVLGISQFISKLFLFFLTVFIARYLKESGFGQYSLVLTIVGFFNLFTNFGFGTIAFREISKNYSEANKYFNNILFLRIGLAIVSFLLLCITVNILRYPSGIVTAAYIYGLTLFTNNIVDLLTSVFNAFEKMEYMAILNISLSLLTLGMAFFALKTGHGLIALVSISVIAGIATVILGIFLATRHVYISIKELNFNFCRDIIKNSVPLMLLGFIGLLYFRLDIVLLSKMKRDSDVGLYSAAYKIMDAFMIVSNSIIGATFPHLSRYSKTSYESLKKLFKKLSFILFALGILFAFIVFLFSKQIILLFYGSAFTNSILALKILIWTVPLIYINSVLLYTLIASNLQLKIVLIVVIATVINFTLNFVFIPQYNYIASSIITVISESVVFCGYYYLVRKKLSLSLI